From Musa acuminata AAA Group cultivar baxijiao chromosome BXJ3-8, Cavendish_Baxijiao_AAA, whole genome shotgun sequence, one genomic window encodes:
- the LOC135645764 gene encoding BRCA1-associated RING domain protein 1-like, protein MSESVNYILHLSVVLQTPKKSPTKTIKADSYASHEVRRPQLSPSSVTGHPITKDDGKTAVGSSQTRAGVQKQRTSKRQKLNNKHVKNHTIQHVRTPSIVFGDECAFCHSFRTTEASGPMCCYKDGRLVAMEEAGQSHVTHAHQKCIEWAPQIYFSGDTVKNLEVELRRASKIKCSKCGLKGAALGCYFGSCPKSFHVPCAVEIFDCRWDCVNFHVLCPNHSSEKLPCDDDGRLEKSSGTTHFPSVQIECRKSSGKLTEHQNSEHHAAAVGVKNDRIFIGSALMDSEKELLVKFASLVGGTVTEMWRPDVTHVIASTDESSAYGRTHNVLMAILTGKWVLTTKWVKVCMEAGHFVWEEPYEVRFDVHGFTDGPPMRGRLGAMEKAQKLFAGLSFRLSEHFTLSCRQSLKELVVTAGGVVLEDDILIPQDPFAIGFPAPCFIYNEEPPQEYDPRGLAKVKDERCEEAIDFFKKTGARVRGHTRVLDAIAALDIRYLLMESAPKVKMLMLLFCWLSLNFMILSACTMSFLLHL, encoded by the exons ATGTCAGAATCTGTCAACTACATACTTCATTTATCGGTTGTGTTGCAGACTCCCAAGAAGTCACCAACAAAGACTATCAAAGCTGATTCTTATGCATCACATGAAGTTAGGAGGCCTCAACTCTCACCTTCCTCTGTTACTGGGCATCCTATAACAAAAGATGATGGTAAGACAGCTGTAGGCTCTTCTCAAACGAGAGCTGGTGTTCAAAAACAAAGGACTTCCAAGAGGCAGAAGCTAAACAATAAACATGTCAAAAACCATACCATTCAGCATGTTCGTACACCTAGCATTGTGTTTGGTGATGAATGTGCATTTTGCCATTCCTTCAGGACCACTGAG GCGTCTGGGCCAATGTGTTGCTACAAAGATGGTAGACTCGTAGCTATGGAGGAAGCAGGCCAATCTCATGTGACACATGCACATCAAAAGTGCATTGAATG GGCTCCACAGATATATTTTTCTGGTGATACTGTAAAGAATTTGGAGGTGGAACTTAGACGTGCCTCAAAGATAAAGTGCAGCAAATGCGGGCTGAAAGGTGCTGCTCTTGGTTGTTACTTTGGGAGCTGTCCTAAAAGCTTTCATGTGCCCTGTGCAGTTGAGATCTTTGATTGTCGATGGGATTGC GTAAATTTCCATGTGTTGTGCCCTAATCATTCTTCAGAAAAATTGCCATGTGATGATGATGGGCGACTTGAAAAATCTTCTGGAACTACACATTTTCCATCAGTTCAGAT AGAATGTCGAAAATCTTCGGGGAAGCTAACAGAACATCAAAATAGTGAACATCACGCAGCTGCTGTTGGTGTTAAAAATGATAGAATATTTATTGGATCTGCTCTCATGGATTCAGAAAAG GAGCTACTGGTCAAGTTTGCTAGCTTGGTTGGTGGAACAGTGACCGAAATGTGGAGACCAGATGTGACCCATGTCATTGCTTCAACCGATGAGAGTAGTGCATACGGTAGAACGCACAATGTCCTAATGGCTATTTTGACGGGGAAATGGGTTCTCACTACAAAGT GGGTTAAGGTTTGCATGGAGGCTGGGCATTTTGTTTGGGAAGAACCCTATGAAGTCCGCTTTGATGTGCATGGTTTTACAGATGGGCCGCCCATGAGAGGAAGGCTTGGAGCAATGGAGAAG GCACAAAAGTTGTTCGCAGGTCTAAGTTTTCGTCTAAGTGAGCACTTCACTCTCTCATGCAGACAGTCCCTAAAAGAACTTGTTGTCACTGCTGGTGGAGTTGTATTAGAGGATGATATCTTAATTCCACAGGACCCTTTTGCGATAGGATTTCCAGCTCCCTGTTTTATTTACAATGAAGAACCTCCACAAGAATATGATCCAAGAGGTCTTGCAAAGGTTAAAGATGAGAGATGTGAAGAGGCTATTGACTTTTTTAAGAAGACTGGTGCTCGAGTTAGAGGCCACACCAGGGTTTTGGATGCTATTGCTGCTTTGGATATCCGATATTTGCTTATGGAAAGTGCGCCTAAGGTAAAAATGTTGATGCTTTTGTTTTGTTGGCTGAGCTTGAACTTTATGATTCTCTCAGCATGTACTATGTCGTTTTTGTTGCACTTGTAG
- the LOC135644432 gene encoding defensin Ec-AMP-D2-like, translating to MEDSRRMLPAIVLLFLLLISSDMGMTSVEARKCESASHKFKGLCFRASNCANVCKTEGFHGGHCRGLRRRCFCTKHCNSAT from the exons ATGGAGGATTCTCGGAGAATGCTTCCAGCCATCGTTCTGCTCTTCCTGCTACTGATCTCCTCTG ACATGGGGATGACATCAGTGGAAGCGAGGAAGTGCGAGTCGGCGAGCCACAAGTTCAAGGGGCTCTGCTTTCGGGCCAGCAACTGTGCAAATGTCTGCAAGACAGAAGGCTTCCATGGAGGCCATTGCAGGGGCCTCCGTCGCCGATGCTTCTGCACCAAGCATTGCAACTCTGCTACATGA